The Novosphingobium sp. THN1 genome includes a window with the following:
- a CDS encoding NAD(P)/FAD-dependent oxidoreductase → MDRPQQAGRPPCPKAGFKVLVIGAGMTGMAAATKLREAGYDFVVIEKNPEVGGTWYENRYPGVGVDTPSHFYSFSWEIWPDWQHYHPHGADMQRYMTGVADKYDLRRDIRFNTTVEKLVWDEKSCTWTVTVRNADGTSENLVANAVINGHGPVNRLKMPDIAGLSDFAGPVVHTAAYPADLDLKGKRVAVIGTGASSAQLCGAIAPEVAELTVYQRTKHWVLYNPEIAHEVSEGMKWALANIPTFKEWFRFRVYWAAADGLFSNVLKDPAWEGNMLAVSEGNEMTRQYALGYMQQRFADRPDLIEKLTPDFPIFSKRIILDNGWFDALARPNVHLETQGIARILPNGIEAKDGSVFECDVIICATGFNVAQMVGNLVIKGEGGRELGEEWGAEDPRSYLGMCVPGYPNYFHTVGPNSAPNHAAGQNLISEAQVNWIIEALDRINEAGARAFEVEKNAFDAWNRKVDERMPQMIWTHPRANSYYNNSKGRVFLSWPWRLVDFFNATRRPEPGSYRLIP, encoded by the coding sequence ATGGATCGACCGCAGCAAGCTGGCCGACCGCCCTGCCCCAAGGCCGGGTTCAAGGTTCTGGTCATCGGCGCGGGCATGACCGGCATGGCCGCCGCCACCAAGCTGCGCGAGGCGGGCTACGACTTCGTCGTGATCGAGAAGAACCCCGAAGTCGGCGGCACCTGGTACGAAAACCGCTACCCCGGCGTCGGTGTGGATACGCCCAGCCACTTCTATAGCTTCAGCTGGGAAATCTGGCCCGATTGGCAGCACTATCACCCGCATGGCGCCGACATGCAGCGCTACATGACCGGCGTTGCCGACAAGTACGACCTGCGCCGAGACATCCGCTTCAACACCACGGTCGAGAAGCTGGTCTGGGACGAGAAGTCCTGCACATGGACTGTCACTGTCCGCAACGCTGATGGCACCAGCGAAAACCTCGTTGCCAATGCCGTCATCAACGGCCATGGCCCGGTCAATCGCCTCAAGATGCCGGACATCGCCGGGCTGTCCGACTTCGCAGGACCAGTTGTCCACACCGCCGCCTATCCCGCTGACCTCGATCTCAAGGGCAAGCGCGTTGCCGTGATCGGCACCGGGGCGAGCTCGGCCCAGCTCTGCGGCGCCATCGCGCCGGAGGTTGCCGAACTCACCGTCTACCAGCGCACCAAGCACTGGGTGCTCTACAATCCCGAAATCGCCCACGAGGTGAGCGAGGGCATGAAGTGGGCCTTGGCAAACATCCCCACCTTCAAGGAATGGTTCCGCTTCCGCGTTTACTGGGCCGCGGCCGACGGCCTCTTCTCGAACGTGCTCAAGGACCCGGCGTGGGAGGGCAACATGCTCGCCGTTTCCGAAGGCAACGAGATGACGCGCCAGTACGCGCTCGGCTACATGCAGCAGCGCTTCGCCGACCGGCCTGACCTGATCGAGAAGCTGACGCCCGATTTCCCGATTTTCTCGAAGCGCATCATTCTTGACAATGGCTGGTTCGATGCGCTTGCCCGGCCCAACGTCCACCTCGAAACACAGGGTATCGCCCGCATCCTGCCGAACGGCATCGAAGCCAAGGACGGCTCTGTCTTCGAATGCGACGTGATCATATGCGCTACCGGCTTCAACGTCGCGCAGATGGTCGGAAACCTGGTGATAAAGGGCGAAGGCGGGCGTGAACTGGGCGAAGAATGGGGTGCGGAAGATCCACGCAGCTACCTCGGTATGTGCGTGCCGGGCTACCCCAACTACTTCCACACCGTCGGCCCCAACAGCGCGCCCAACCACGCCGCTGGCCAGAACCTGATCTCCGAAGCGCAGGTCAACTGGATCATCGAGGCGCTGGACCGGATCAACGAAGCCGGCGCCCGCGCGTTCGAAGTGGAAAAGAACGCCTTCGATGCCTGGAACCGCAAGGTGGATGAGCGTATGCCCCAGATGATCTGGACCCACCCCCGCGCCAACTCGTACTACAACAACTCGAAAGGCCGCGTCTTCCTGTCGTGGCCGTGGCGTCTGGTGGACTTCTTTAATGCCACCCGCCGCCCGGAACCCGGCAGCTACCGCTTGATCCCGTAA
- a CDS encoding NAD(P)-dependent oxidoreductase, which produces MAICTKKTIFLTGATGNMGSATLAELAARADRFRVRALVRPEEQGHPVVKRFAKHPAVEWLIGDLTSAQDMRRGIEGVDQVLHIGGMVSPFADRFPELTMQVNVGGARNIVEAIKAAGQAETTALVYIGTVAQTGHRNAPVHWGRTGDPIKISRFDQYAVSKTEAEAIVAQSGLKRWVSLRQTGIAHPGIWKIFDPIIFHNPLNGVFEWVTVGDSARLAANACEDAVPETFWKRFYNIGGGEKLRVTNHEFARITAGALGQKDAFASFRPHWSATRNFHGQWYADSDRLEEAVPFRSETLEDWARGMVASMPAPVRLIARWFPGAGRSRMEKLAKGPGGTLNWIANDDREHIEAYFGSREAWEKLPRDWADFQFREPSREVSLLDHGYNADMPEGDWTATDLKGAAQFRGGSFQGDSCEPDQPAAFRCALGHDFTMTPRLYLKGGHWCPTCMVHQTSYDENKAANPFFAQVWPDMD; this is translated from the coding sequence GTGGCGATTTGCACCAAGAAAACCATCTTCCTGACCGGCGCGACCGGCAACATGGGCAGCGCGACGCTGGCGGAACTGGCGGCCAGGGCCGACCGGTTCAGGGTCCGCGCTCTGGTGCGGCCGGAGGAGCAGGGCCACCCGGTGGTGAAACGATTCGCCAAGCACCCTGCCGTCGAATGGCTAATCGGCGATCTGACAAGCGCGCAGGACATGCGTCGAGGCATCGAGGGTGTGGATCAGGTGCTGCACATCGGCGGCATGGTGTCGCCCTTTGCCGACCGCTTTCCCGAACTGACGATGCAGGTGAACGTCGGCGGCGCGCGCAACATCGTTGAAGCAATCAAGGCGGCCGGACAGGCTGAGACAACGGCGCTGGTCTATATCGGAACGGTCGCGCAAACCGGGCACCGCAATGCGCCGGTGCACTGGGGCCGCACCGGCGATCCGATCAAGATCAGCCGGTTCGACCAGTATGCGGTGAGCAAGACCGAGGCCGAAGCCATCGTCGCGCAGAGCGGCTTGAAGCGCTGGGTTTCGCTGCGCCAGACCGGCATCGCGCATCCGGGAATCTGGAAGATCTTCGACCCGATCATCTTCCACAATCCGCTCAACGGCGTGTTCGAATGGGTCACGGTCGGGGATTCGGCGCGGCTGGCAGCGAACGCCTGCGAGGATGCCGTGCCCGAAACTTTCTGGAAACGGTTCTACAACATCGGCGGCGGCGAGAAGCTGCGCGTCACAAATCATGAGTTCGCCCGCATTACCGCAGGCGCGCTGGGGCAGAAGGATGCCTTCGCCAGCTTTCGCCCGCATTGGTCCGCCACGCGGAACTTCCATGGCCAGTGGTATGCCGATTCCGACAGGCTGGAGGAGGCGGTGCCGTTCCGTTCGGAGACGCTCGAGGATTGGGCGCGCGGCATGGTGGCGAGCATGCCGGCGCCGGTGCGCCTGATCGCGCGGTGGTTTCCGGGCGCGGGACGCAGCCGGATGGAGAAACTGGCGAAAGGGCCGGGCGGCACGCTCAACTGGATCGCCAATGACGACCGCGAACATATCGAAGCCTACTTCGGATCGCGCGAGGCGTGGGAGAAGCTGCCGCGCGACTGGGCGGATTTCCAGTTCCGCGAGCCTTCGCGAGAGGTTTCGCTCCTCGATCATGGATACAACGCCGACATGCCGGAAGGGGACTGGACGGCCACAGACCTCAAGGGTGCTGCGCAATTCCGTGGCGGTTCGTTCCAGGGGGATTCCTGCGAGCCGGATCAGCCGGCCGCGTTCCGTTGCGCGCTCGGCCACGATTTCACGATGACGCCGCGCCTCTATCTCAAGGGTGGGCACTGGTGCCCGACCTGCATGGTCCATCAAACTAGTTACGACGAGAACAAGGCCGCAAATCCTTTCTTTGCGCAAGTTTGGCCCGACATGGATTGA
- a CDS encoding NAD(P)/FAD-dependent oxidoreductase: MSDANSATPASLPIKDHVGLRLALRDANLPTLLMVYVTFTQDRVYLDRFAPYLAAAYAADAPSNVPDTMAQDLRDRLFALLTHELPPLVRPLDPEFLRHMMSVSVGENVDPGLIPVLYDQMGFEPPVPRKCIPGRPTPPSDFDVIVIGGGMSGIAAGIKLSEANYSYTIIEKNAELGGTWWENRYPGVGVDTPSHFYSYSFELNPEWSHYHPKGQEIQDYLVGVADRHGVRSNVLFETRVTGAIWDDVSAKWIVKLRHKDGTTSERAASTVLLAHGVLNRWSMPKIPGLETFAGPKMHTAGWDTSVDLKGKRVAVIGTGASAAQLAPAIADEVSHLTIFQRSKHWVLNNPDINVNVNDNVRFALREIPHYKEWFRFRVYWFSGDGLYGNVKVEPDWPNQNVSISAQNDAVRNYALQYIQTKLASRPDLIEKIVPDYPIFGKRIVLDADGGWLDTLVKPNVTLETRGIDHIEKDAVVLKNGTRVEVDVLALATGFEIAKVAGDLEIVGKGGCRIQEDWGEDDPYSYLGVMAPGYPNFFFVLGPNSAPNHAAGVNMVIEAQINWMVETLDMMVAGEARKVEPTIKAYDAWNAKVAAQMSQMIWAHPKAKSYYLNSAGRNIISCPFRLADYWKWTRHPAREDLTLS; the protein is encoded by the coding sequence ATGTCTGATGCGAATTCAGCCACGCCAGCTTCGTTGCCGATCAAAGATCATGTCGGCCTGCGGCTGGCACTGCGCGATGCCAATTTGCCCACGCTCCTTATGGTCTATGTGACGTTCACTCAGGACCGCGTTTATCTCGATCGCTTCGCGCCTTATCTGGCGGCAGCATACGCCGCCGATGCGCCGAGCAACGTGCCCGACACGATGGCACAGGACCTGCGCGACCGGCTGTTCGCGCTGCTAACGCATGAGCTGCCGCCGCTGGTTCGCCCTCTCGATCCGGAATTCCTACGCCATATGATGAGCGTCAGCGTTGGCGAAAACGTCGATCCGGGCCTGATCCCCGTGTTGTACGACCAGATGGGCTTCGAACCGCCTGTCCCACGCAAGTGTATTCCCGGTCGTCCCACGCCTCCGTCGGATTTCGACGTGATCGTGATTGGTGGCGGGATGAGCGGGATCGCAGCGGGCATCAAGCTTTCAGAAGCCAACTATTCGTACACGATTATCGAAAAGAACGCTGAACTGGGCGGAACCTGGTGGGAAAACCGCTACCCCGGCGTCGGTGTGGATACACCCAGCCATTTCTACAGCTATTCCTTTGAACTCAACCCCGAATGGAGCCACTACCACCCCAAAGGTCAGGAAATTCAGGATTATCTGGTTGGCGTGGCGGATCGCCATGGAGTGCGCAGCAACGTTCTGTTCGAAACACGCGTAACTGGCGCCATCTGGGACGATGTGAGCGCCAAGTGGATCGTCAAGCTGCGGCACAAGGACGGCACGACGAGCGAACGGGCCGCTAGCACCGTGCTCCTCGCCCATGGCGTGCTCAACCGCTGGTCCATGCCGAAGATTCCCGGCCTCGAAACATTCGCCGGTCCGAAAATGCACACTGCGGGATGGGACACATCGGTGGATCTGAAGGGCAAGCGCGTTGCCGTGATCGGTACCGGCGCCAGTGCGGCGCAGCTTGCGCCTGCCATTGCCGACGAAGTCTCTCATCTGACGATCTTCCAGCGCTCGAAGCACTGGGTGCTGAACAATCCAGACATCAATGTGAACGTCAACGACAATGTCCGCTTCGCTCTGCGCGAGATTCCGCACTACAAGGAATGGTTCCGCTTCCGCGTCTACTGGTTTTCGGGCGACGGACTCTATGGCAATGTCAAGGTGGAGCCTGATTGGCCTAACCAGAACGTCTCGATTAGCGCGCAGAACGATGCGGTGCGAAACTACGCCTTGCAGTACATTCAAACCAAGCTGGCAAGCCGACCCGATCTGATCGAGAAGATCGTCCCCGACTACCCCATATTCGGCAAGCGCATCGTGCTCGATGCCGACGGGGGATGGCTCGATACGCTGGTAAAGCCCAATGTCACGCTGGAGACGCGCGGGATCGATCACATCGAAAAGGATGCGGTTGTCCTCAAGAACGGTACCCGCGTCGAGGTTGACGTGCTTGCACTGGCCACCGGGTTCGAAATTGCCAAGGTCGCCGGCGATCTCGAAATCGTTGGCAAGGGCGGATGTCGCATTCAGGAGGACTGGGGTGAGGACGACCCCTACAGTTATCTCGGCGTGATGGCGCCGGGCTATCCCAATTTCTTCTTCGTGCTAGGCCCCAACAGCGCGCCCAATCATGCTGCAGGCGTCAACATGGTGATCGAGGCGCAGATCAACTGGATGGTCGAAACGCTCGACATGATGGTCGCCGGAGAGGCTCGCAAGGTGGAGCCGACGATCAAAGCCTATGATGCCTGGAACGCGAAAGTTGCCGCACAGATGAGTCAGATGATCTGGGCCCACCCCAAGGCCAAGAGCTATTACCTCAACTCTGCGGGTCGCAACATCATCTCCTGCCCGTTCCGCCTCGCCGACTACTGGAAATGGACCCGTCATCCTGCGCGCGAAGACCTCACCCTGTCTTGA